In Candidatus Melainabacteria bacterium, one genomic interval encodes:
- a CDS encoding site-specific integrase, translated as MANGQIKCDEQAKNMRLSGQIEMRFTGQIHANTQEWLDERRQKFPGSGDEAFFLSNRCSRLSVDSIDHAIRSLAQSANIEGVSAHTLRHTCLTNLVRNGVDVVLVAQVGGHKKLETTMRYSLPTHADQAEALENLPVDS; from the coding sequence TTGGCAAACGGCCAGATTAAATGCGACGAGCAGGCTAAAAACATGCGACTAAGCGGCCAAATTGAAATGCGATTCACCGGCCAAATTCATGCGAATACGCAAGAATGGCTTGATGAGCGTCGGCAGAAATTTCCGGGCTCTGGCGACGAAGCCTTTTTTCTTTCCAATCGCTGCAGTCGTTTGTCGGTGGATTCAATCGATCACGCCATACGATCGCTTGCCCAAAGCGCGAACATAGAGGGCGTTTCCGCGCACACACTTAGACACACCTGCCTAACAAACTTGGTTCGCAATGGCGTCGATGTCGTTTTGGTTGCACAAGTCGGCGGTCACAAGAAGCTCGAAACAACCATGCGTTACAGTCTCCCAACGCATGCCGACCAAGCGGAAGCTTTGGAAAACCTTCCCGTCGATAGCTGA